A portion of the Paucilactobacillus hokkaidonensis JCM 18461 genome contains these proteins:
- the pstB gene encoding phosphate ABC transporter ATP-binding protein PstB, whose amino-acid sequence METQDRYILTFDQNQEIALETKQLKIFYGDYQAITAADLQIPRFKITALIGASGSGKSTFLRALNRMNDGIATVHGEIWYRNLDLNTKEIDVYAMRRQIGMVFQRPNPFPKSIYENITFALERHGVTDKKELAKRVEMALRQAALWAEVKDKLNQSALSLSGGQAQRLCIARAIALQPDILLLDEPASALDPISTAQLEETLINLKEHYTIVIVTHNLPQAARISDYTAHFSKGTVIEFNDTKETFTQPRVALTNEYISGDFG is encoded by the coding sequence ATGGAAACACAGGATCGATACATTTTAACCTTTGATCAAAATCAAGAGATTGCACTAGAAACTAAGCAATTAAAGATTTTTTATGGAGATTATCAAGCAATCACTGCGGCAGATTTACAGATTCCGCGGTTTAAAATTACAGCCTTAATTGGTGCATCCGGTTCTGGAAAGTCAACATTTTTACGTGCATTAAATCGGATGAACGATGGGATTGCCACAGTTCATGGTGAAATTTGGTATCGAAATTTAGATCTGAATACTAAAGAAATTGATGTTTACGCCATGCGTCGCCAAATTGGGATGGTTTTTCAACGACCAAATCCGTTTCCAAAATCAATTTATGAAAACATTACCTTTGCTCTTGAACGTCACGGAGTTACTGATAAAAAAGAATTAGCTAAACGTGTGGAAATGGCGCTACGACAAGCAGCACTATGGGCAGAGGTCAAAGATAAGTTAAATCAAAGTGCTTTGTCATTGTCAGGTGGTCAAGCACAACGATTATGTATTGCGCGTGCGATTGCTTTACAACCAGATATTTTGTTGTTAGATGAGCCTGCTAGCGCGTTAGATCCGATTTCGACGGCGCAACTTGAAGAAACATTAATCAATCTAAAAGAGCATTATACAATTGTGATTGTTACACATAATTTGCCACAAGCAGCGCGGATTAGTGATTACACAGCTCACTTTTCTAAGGGAACGGTCATCGAATTTAAT
- the pstA gene encoding phosphate ABC transporter permease PstA, whose amino-acid sequence MNSKKMDKLATGTLYTIAGIVVLILILLLGFIILRGLPQLSWSFLTSPSKAFNAGGGIGIQLFNSLYLLLLTMLISLPIALGASIYLNEYAKPGMLTNVVRTMIEILSSLPSVVVGLFGFLLFVVQFKLSFSILSGALALTIFNLPLLTRSIEDALKAISNDQRNGGLALGISKWETVTKIILPAAVPSIVSGLILSAGRVFGEAAALIYTAGQSAPALNFKNWNIFDIDSPLNPMRPAETLAVHIWKINSEGITPDAAAVSAGSAAVLILVVLLFNLLARWLGRLLYKRLTAA is encoded by the coding sequence ATGAACTCTAAAAAAATGGATAAGTTAGCCACCGGAACACTATACACAATTGCTGGGATTGTCGTTTTAATTTTAATCCTTTTACTTGGATTTATTATTTTACGCGGCTTACCACAATTAAGTTGGTCGTTTTTAACGTCACCATCCAAAGCATTCAACGCAGGCGGTGGAATTGGAATTCAATTATTTAATTCACTGTACTTGCTGCTGCTAACGATGTTGATTTCGTTACCGATTGCATTGGGAGCTAGTATTTACTTAAATGAATATGCAAAACCGGGAATGCTGACTAACGTGGTGCGGACCATGATTGAAATCTTAAGCTCATTACCATCAGTAGTGGTTGGATTATTTGGATTTCTACTATTCGTTGTGCAGTTCAAGTTAAGTTTCTCAATTCTATCAGGTGCGCTGGCGCTGACGATTTTTAACTTACCATTGTTAACACGAAGTATTGAGGATGCACTCAAAGCAATTAGCAATGACCAGCGTAATGGTGGACTGGCTTTAGGAATTTCAAAGTGGGAAACTGTCACTAAAATAATTTTACCTGCAGCCGTACCGAGTATTGTATCAGGCTTAATTTTAAGCGCAGGTCGGGTATTTGGTGAAGCAGCTGCACTTATTTATACAGCTGGACAAAGTGCGCCGGCACTAAATTTTAAAAATTGGAACATATTTGATATTGATAGTCCCTTAAATCCAATGCGTCCAGCAGAAACGTTAGCTGTCCATATCTGGAAGATTAATTCTGAAGGAATAACTCCTGATGCGGCCGCTGTTTCAGCAGGATCAGCCGCCGTCTTGATTCTGGTTGTGTTGTTATTTAATTTATTAGCTCGTTGGCTGGGTCGATTATTGTATAAGCGTTTAACGGCCGCATAA